A DNA window from Arachis hypogaea cultivar Tifrunner chromosome 18, arahy.Tifrunner.gnm2.J5K5, whole genome shotgun sequence contains the following coding sequences:
- the LOC112769718 gene encoding photosystem II protein D1-like: MLGIAGAFGSSLFSAMHGSLVTSRLIRKTTENESANEDYRFGQEEEIYNIVAAHGYFRRLIFQYASFNNSRSLYFFLAAWPIVGIWFTALVNSQGCVINTWTDIINRANLDALAIANTSTSESSELPLGRIDDCIKDALAIANTSTSKNSELNRTGYDEIECNRDKQKIGGTEICHIDDVA; encoded by the exons ATGTTAGGCATAGCTGGTGCATTCGGTAGCTCCCTATTCAGTGCAATGCACGGTTCCTTGGTAACTTCTCGTTTGATTAGGAAAACTACAGAAAATGAATCTGCTAATGAAGATTACAGATTTGGTCAAGAGGAAGAAATCTATAATATTGTGGCTGCTCATGGTTATTTTAGACGATTGATCTTCCAATATGCTAGTTTCAACAATTCTCGTTCTTTATATTTCTTCCTAGCTGCTTGGCCTATAGTAGGTATCTGGTTTACTGCGTTAG TTAATAGTCAAGGTTGTGTAATTAACACCTGGACTGATATTATTAACCGAGCTAATCTTGATGCACTTGCTATTGCTAATACTAGTACATCAGAGAGTTCTGAATTA CCTCTCGGAAGAATTGATGACTGCATCAAAGATGCACTTGCTATTGCTAATACTAGTACATCGAAAAATTCTGAATTG AATCGAACGGGATACGATGAGATAGAATGTAATAGAGACAAACAAAAGATAGGGGGAACAG AAATTTGCCATATTGATGACGTCGCCTGA